The following is a genomic window from Fundulus heteroclitus isolate FHET01 chromosome 16, MU-UCD_Fhet_4.1, whole genome shotgun sequence.
atagacACACGAAACATCCTGAAAAAGACATGTAGCATGCATTTGTGCAACAAGTAACCTGTGAGTGATGTAACAATGTAGATTTGCTGTGTGTAGGTCCAGTGTAAAGCTGTGCTGTGTCCAAGCACCTTTAAAAGCCAGAGGTTTTGTGAGATGCTGCGGGAGCTCTGCCCGGGAATCGATTCTATGCCACCTGCCATGATCAGAAGCTCCAGGTTTGACACAATTAAACGTCGTATTGTACTAGTGTTCTTCCACTGTTGGCATTTTAGGATTAATAGAGCTTAAATCTGTAGTGTCCAAACTTGTGCCAGATGCTGAAAGCACTCTAGGTGGCAAAAATGTAGTTTGAtattaagaaaaatataaaccACTATAAAAAGTCTTTAGTTTACCTGCTTGACTATTAAATACAGTTGCCGTATTGAAATGAAATAGCAGtgttctgacttttttttgggggaaatctGGAAATCATTGTAGGTCTGGAAAAGCTTTTGTCTATTTTTAACAACAAGATCGTTATCTGGTCACTCGTCCAATTCCCTGGATGTCTGTGCTCCTCCATGCCATGCAGTTAAAATAATGAGCAAATTTGTTGTCAAAGAAACATGCTTTGTGTTGATTTCAATTTGTCAGAGAAAACCTCGacctaaaaaaggaaaaaaaaaaaaagggttattCTGCACCAGCAGCTAGTGTGGGCAAGCCAAATTTGTAACACTCTTGAATCGCTGTTGGAGACCACACATCCTTTAAACGGCCCCGGGGCCACGTGTTCGACACCTCTGCCCTGGACGCTTAATTTGTGTAACTATATCGGCTCTGTTGGCGGCTCACAGAATCTGTTTCGGGATCCCCCAGGGTGCCAGACTTGCGTATGATCATTGTGACCGACAGCAGGCAGCCGGGGATGCTCCATGTGGCGGATGTGATGCAAGCGGGGGAGAGTCAGCACTACCAGCAGCTGATGGACCTGCAGAGCAAGCTGTCCTTTGATGACGCCATCAACATCCAGTTCACTTCAGTAATTTTCACCCTGACACCGTTTTCATATAATAGTGTGACCGGTTGATTAAGGTGTTTTTATCTTTACTGCTTCTAGGGTACCACTGGAAAGCCGAAGGGAACCACTCTTTCTCACCACAACATTGTAAATAACGGCTACTTTCTGGGTCTGCGCATGGGCTATGACAGCAGAGTAAGTCCACACTTCTCTGTCAGACAAGTGGAAAACAAGAGTGTGATTTAAATAACGGTATACGTACCGTTTTCCGTCAGCCTCAGGTGCGAGTGTGCGTCCCTGTGCCCATGTACCACTGCTTCGGCTCCGTGATCGCCGCGATGGCTATGGCAGCCCATGGCATCACGCTGGTGTTCCCTTCCACGGCTTACAACAGCGTTGCCAATTTAGAGGCCATCCAGAACGAAAAGTATGTTCATCAGAGTCCTCGTCGCGTCCAATAACAAGGACCTTCACTGATCTCCGTTTGCGTCCTCTCCTCTATCAGGTGCAATTTTGTCTACGGCACTCCCACCATGTACGCGGACTTGCTGAGTCATGATTTACACAAGTATGACTTTTCGTCGGTTGAAGCCGGTAAGAGACCTTAAGTCAAGATTTGTACGTTCTGTTGAACTTGGCGTGCAGTGTTTTCTTTGCCTTAGGGCTCATGGGAGGTTCTCCGTGCCCTCCTGAGATCCTGAGGAAGCTCAGATCAGAGATGAACATGAAAGAGATAACGGTGGGCGTCCAATATTTAACACATGGCGCGGTCAAAGAGCTGCAGCGTGTAGATTGATGTAATGTATTCACAGATTTTATACGGGACCACTGAAAACAGCCCTCTAACGTTCTTGGGGTTCCCGCAAGACAACGACGagctgaagatgaacactgtTGGGTGTGTCATGGCTCACACTGAGGTATGCCCTTCTTTGCATTCATCCGCTTCCAGTTCCCGCTTAAGCCTTGCAGGGGTCGAGAGGTGAGGGGTACACACCCTGGataggtcaccagtccatcacacgGCAATACAGAGAGAACTATGCATGCACATACTTACATTAAGGGACATTACCTCAACATGCATGTTTTGGGAAGTCGGAGGAAGATGGAAAACTCCAAGGACCTTTGGAGCAAAGGGAAGAGCGCTACCGGCACCATTCCGTCTTATCTGCCAGTCGAGTCACCATCACTCCAACAAGGTTCCTTCATGTGTTTTCTCAAGGCCAAGGTAGTGGACCCCAACACAGGGGAGATGGTCCCTTTGGGTGCTTCAGGGGAGCTGATGATCAGAGGTTACTGCGTGATGCTCGGGTACTGGGATGATCCCGAGAAAACCAGAGAGGTCATCTCTGCAGATCGCTGGTACAAGACCGGGTGAGGCAGATTTTTAATGCAGGGATGTTTTAAAGATGCTGTTCTGaacagtggcggttctagaccaaatttaccaggggggccaaggaggggccagtgttttttcacaggggcacagaacaaaaaaattttaaaacaataaaatggcaatatttaactgtgtaataatattaagtgagccacttgtggctctggaactgcaggtttcagacccctgatctagcagttgaaaactttgccccctgctcaatacggctaaagctaaacgtgaaacatcttaagttttaaattctttttagagtacaGCTGTATAGGTAacaaataatattggtcaaagtgaccaatcagttatggtttctttgccattgcaaataattatgagaagtttatttaacatcatgcttttagtacaggggccataacaggggccaaggccatttctacaggggcatgggcccctgttggcccctgtctagaaccgcccctgcttcTGAATGAGCGGTTCTCCGTGCTGAACACGCCGTGTTTACCGTGTTCTTCTGTCCAGCGACACAGGCAGCCTGAACAGCCTGGGATACTGTCGCATCGAGGGGCGCATTAAGGACATGATCATCCGCGGAGGGGAGAACATTTACCCCGCCGAGATAGAGCAATTCCTCCACAAGCATCCAAAAGTTCTGGAGGTGCAGGTAAGATTTAAATAGCACAACGTGgcaattttttgtttattttttactcaacTTCCTAATGAATAtaacctttgttttttaaacttaagGGGGAGCTGTTTGTACAAAAACATTAcgtttttattcttaaaaaaaaaacagctacagaAAGTGATGTGATGCTCTGCTTCCCAGGTGGTCGGGGTAAAAGATGAGAGGCTGGGCGAGCAGGTGTGTGCCTGCGTCAGGCTCAGAGAGGGCCAAACCTTAACCGCAGAGGAGATAAGAGACTTCTGCAAAGGCAAAGTAGGAACGGTTGATGGACACGCAGTACTTAGAAACAGGCAGAAATTATAAACATTTAAGTGCTTActcatgcatgtttttttttttttcttattttctttagaTTTCTCACTTTAAGATTCCA
Proteins encoded in this region:
- the LOC105932085 gene encoding medium-chain acyl-CoA ligase ACSF2, mitochondrial; this encodes MSARVSSSLLRVCTYSLRCLDGLKSCSTWKPGGAVFLRSLHVDSPPHKPTLTSSYVHGTSSYSLLPLTVSQSLEATVQRYPDREAVVFLQDGVRKTFAEFQRDVDSAAAGLIALGLTRGDRLGIWAPNIYEWVLFQFASAKAGIILVSLNPAYQVEEVEFTLQKVQCKAVLCPSTFKSQRFCEMLRELCPGIDSMPPAMIRSSRVPDLRMIIVTDSRQPGMLHVADVMQAGESQHYQQLMDLQSKLSFDDAINIQFTSGTTGKPKGTTLSHHNIVNNGYFLGLRMGYDSRPQVRVCVPVPMYHCFGSVIAAMAMAAHGITLVFPSTAYNSVANLEAIQNEKCNFVYGTPTMYADLLSHDLHKYDFSSVEAGLMGGSPCPPEILRKLRSEMNMKEITILYGTTENSPLTFLGFPQDNDELKMNTVGCVMAHTEAKVVDPNTGEMVPLGASGELMIRGYCVMLGYWDDPEKTREVISADRWYKTGDTGSLNSLGYCRIEGRIKDMIIRGGENIYPAEIEQFLHKHPKVLEVQVVGVKDERLGEQVCACVRLREGQTLTAEEIRDFCKGKISHFKIPHYVIFVDSYPLTVSGKIKKNILREQMEKKLGL